In Neoarius graeffei isolate fNeoGra1 chromosome 17, fNeoGra1.pri, whole genome shotgun sequence, a single window of DNA contains:
- the LOC132901696 gene encoding chymotrypsin-like protease CTRL-1 isoform X1, whose translation MLWIIRCLALVASTLGCGVPVIKPQVSGYNRIVNGENAVSGSWPWQVSLQETSGFHFCGGSLINQYWVITAAHCGVSPSRHRVILGEYNRASNTEPIQIKTIAKAITHPYYNSYNFNNDITLVKLSSPAQLTNRVSPVCLASSSTNVPAGTRCVTTGWGRTAFTCESSPNILQQTALPILSIAQCQQYWGNKIFDSMICAGASGVSSCQGDSGGPLVCEKGGVWYQVGIVSWGTSNCNVRAPAVYARVSYLRNWIDQTVSRN comes from the exons ATGCTGTGGataattaggtgccttgctcttgTGGCATCCACACTAG GATGTGGAGTGCCTGTAATTAAGCCTCAAGTTAGTGGTTACAACAGGATTGTGAACGGTGAGAACGCAGTGTCTGGGTCGTGGCCCTGGCAGGTGTCACTTCAG GAGACATCTGGCTTCCATTTCTGTGGAGGATCCCTCATCAACCAGTACTGGGTCATCACTGCTGCCCACTGTGGTGTGAG CCCTTCACGTCACCGTGTTATCCTCGGCGAGTACAATCGCGCATCTAATACTGAGCCTATTCAGATCAAAACCATTGCCAAG GCCATCACACACCCCTACTACAACAGTTACAACTTCAACAATGATATCACCCTGGTGAAGTTGTCCTCTCCAGCTCAGTTGACCAACCGTGTGTCTCCTGTGTGCTTGGCCTCTTCTAGTACCAATGTTCCTGCTGGCACACGCTGTGTAACCACTGGCTGGGGCAGAACAGCATTCACATGTGAGT CAAGCCCCAATATTCTGCAGCAGACTGCCCTGCCCATACTGAGCATAGCACAATGCCAGCAGTACTGGGGCAACAAGATCTTCGACTCTATGATTTGTGCTGGAGCCTCTGGTGTCTCCTCTTGCCAG GGTGATTCTGGTGGCCCTCTGGTCTGTGAGAAAGGTGGGGTCTGGTATCAGGTCGGAATTGTATCCTGGGGAACAAGCAATTGCAATGTGCGCGCCCCTGCTGTTTATGCCCGAGTTTCGTACCTGCGTAATTGGATTGACCAGACTGTTAGCAGGAACTAG
- the LOC132901696 gene encoding chymotrypsin-like protease CTRL-1 isoform X2, whose amino-acid sequence MLWIIRCLALVASTLGCGVPVIKPQVSGYNRIVNGENAVSGSWPWQVSLQETSGFHFCGGSLINQYWVITAAHCGVSPSRHRVILGEYNRASNTEPIQIKTIAKAITHPYYNSYNFNNDITLVKLSSPAQLTNRVSPVCLASSSTNVPAGTRCVTTGWGRTAFTSSPNILQQTALPILSIAQCQQYWGNKIFDSMICAGASGVSSCQGDSGGPLVCEKGGVWYQVGIVSWGTSNCNVRAPAVYARVSYLRNWIDQTVSRN is encoded by the exons ATGCTGTGGataattaggtgccttgctcttgTGGCATCCACACTAG GATGTGGAGTGCCTGTAATTAAGCCTCAAGTTAGTGGTTACAACAGGATTGTGAACGGTGAGAACGCAGTGTCTGGGTCGTGGCCCTGGCAGGTGTCACTTCAG GAGACATCTGGCTTCCATTTCTGTGGAGGATCCCTCATCAACCAGTACTGGGTCATCACTGCTGCCCACTGTGGTGTGAG CCCTTCACGTCACCGTGTTATCCTCGGCGAGTACAATCGCGCATCTAATACTGAGCCTATTCAGATCAAAACCATTGCCAAG GCCATCACACACCCCTACTACAACAGTTACAACTTCAACAATGATATCACCCTGGTGAAGTTGTCCTCTCCAGCTCAGTTGACCAACCGTGTGTCTCCTGTGTGCTTGGCCTCTTCTAGTACCAATGTTCCTGCTGGCACACGCTGTGTAACCACTGGCTGGGGCAGAACAGCATTCACAT CAAGCCCCAATATTCTGCAGCAGACTGCCCTGCCCATACTGAGCATAGCACAATGCCAGCAGTACTGGGGCAACAAGATCTTCGACTCTATGATTTGTGCTGGAGCCTCTGGTGTCTCCTCTTGCCAG GGTGATTCTGGTGGCCCTCTGGTCTGTGAGAAAGGTGGGGTCTGGTATCAGGTCGGAATTGTATCCTGGGGAACAAGCAATTGCAATGTGCGCGCCCCTGCTGTTTATGCCCGAGTTTCGTACCTGCGTAATTGGATTGACCAGACTGTTAGCAGGAACTAG
- the lin37 gene encoding protein lin-37 homolog isoform X1, protein MLPMKVKLEKPDPEGAVARSRLDAVLQGLVEKSDSERDQNEDDSGKMVADSMSKDLSPSSLGKRPSSRFAQHRRKKRKEMEDGLSETNQHKQNSYIIKLFDRSVDLAQFSSNTPLYPICRSWMRNNPTVRERTMSSPPHSMAEEEVSDMLNGKVQNVYRLPPPGSCSVNESGDPVNLRIPPTEKPTISQSTDTASGANSLMFNHMKRWKKIRQKWKEASNKNQLRYSESIKILKEMYER, encoded by the exons ATGCTTCCCATGAAAGTTAAGCTGGAGAAACCAG ATCCTGAGGGTGCTGTTGCCCGAAGtcgtcttgatgcagtgctgcaaGGTCTGGTGGAGAAAAGTGACAGTGAGAG AGACCAGAATGAGGACGATTCTGGAAAAATGGTTGCAGACTCCATGAGCAA AGACTTATCCCCTTCCTCTCTTGGGAAAAG GCCATCTTCACGCTTTGCACAACACCGGAGAAAGAAGCGCAAAGAGATGGAGGATGGTTTATCTGAGACTAACCAGCACAAACAAA ACTCGTACATCATCAAGTTGTTTGATCGCAGTGTGGATTTGGCGCAGTTCAGTAGCAACACTCCACTCTACCCCATCTGCAGATCGTGGATGAGGAACAATCCCACTGTACGAGAGAGAACAATGTCCAGTCCACCTCACAgcatggcagaggaggag GTGTCCGACATGCTGAATGGCAAAGTTCAAAATGTATACCGTCTTCCACCTCCTGGTTCTTGTTCTGTTAACGAGTCTGGGGATCCAGTGAACTTAAGGATTCCACCCACAGAGAAACCCACCATAAGCCAG TCCACAGACACTGCATCAGGAGCCAATTCTCTCATGTTCAATCACATGAAACGCTGGAAGAAAATTCGACAAAA ATGGAAAGAGGCTTCTAATAAGAACCAGCTGCGCTACAGTGAGAGCATTAAGATCCTGAAAGAGATGTATGAGCGCTAG
- the lin37 gene encoding protein lin-37 homolog isoform X2 — translation MLPMKVKLEKPDPEGAVARSRLDAVLQGLVEKSDSERDQNEDDSGKMVADSMSKDLSPSSLGKRPSSRFAQHRRKKRKEMEDGLSETNQHKQNSYIIKLFDRSVDLAQFSSNTPLYPICRSWMRNNPTVRERTMSSPPHSMAEEEVSDMLNGKVQNVYRLPPPGSCSVNESGDPVNLRIPPTEKPTISQTLHQEPILSCSIT, via the exons ATGCTTCCCATGAAAGTTAAGCTGGAGAAACCAG ATCCTGAGGGTGCTGTTGCCCGAAGtcgtcttgatgcagtgctgcaaGGTCTGGTGGAGAAAAGTGACAGTGAGAG AGACCAGAATGAGGACGATTCTGGAAAAATGGTTGCAGACTCCATGAGCAA AGACTTATCCCCTTCCTCTCTTGGGAAAAG GCCATCTTCACGCTTTGCACAACACCGGAGAAAGAAGCGCAAAGAGATGGAGGATGGTTTATCTGAGACTAACCAGCACAAACAAA ACTCGTACATCATCAAGTTGTTTGATCGCAGTGTGGATTTGGCGCAGTTCAGTAGCAACACTCCACTCTACCCCATCTGCAGATCGTGGATGAGGAACAATCCCACTGTACGAGAGAGAACAATGTCCAGTCCACCTCACAgcatggcagaggaggag GTGTCCGACATGCTGAATGGCAAAGTTCAAAATGTATACCGTCTTCCACCTCCTGGTTCTTGTTCTGTTAACGAGTCTGGGGATCCAGTGAACTTAAGGATTCCACCCACAGAGAAACCCACCATAAGCCAG ACACTGCATCAGGAGCCAATTCTCTCATGTTCAATCACATGA